CGCGAACGCCAGCGCGACCAGGAACGCGATGTTCTGGCCGTTCGCCAGCACGCCGCCGACGATGGCCAGCGCCCCGACCGCGATCGCGGTCAGCCGCGCCACCCGGACCTCGTCGGCCGGGTCCGCCTTGCCGCGCTTGAAGATGTTCGCGTAGACGTCGTGGGCGAAGGAGGCCGACGCGGTGATCGTCAGCCCGGCCACCACCGCGAGGATCGTCGCGAACGCCACCGCGGCGATGATGCCCAGCAGCAGCGTCCCGCCGACGTGCAGGGCCAGCAGCGGCGCCGCCGAGTTCTCCCCGCCGGGCGCGGCCTTGATCTCGTCCGCGCCGACCAGCGCGGCCGCGCCGAAGCCGATGACCAGCGTGCACAGGTAGAACAGGAACATGCACGCCGTCGCCCAGACGACGCTTCGCCGCGCCTCACGGGAGTTCGGCACGGTGTAGAAGCGCATCAGCACGTGGGGCAGTGCCGCCGCGCCGAGCACCAGCGCCAAGGCCAGTGACACGAAGTCGAGCTTCGTGGTGGCGTTCTTGCCGTACGAGCCGCCCGGCTCCAGGAGCTTGTCGCCGAGCGGGCTGTTCTCCGCGGCCGACGAGAGCAGGTTCGAGAACGAGAAGCCGAACTTGCCGAACAGGAACACCGTGAGCAGCGCGCCGCACAGCAGCAGGATGGTCGCCTTGATGATCTGCACCCACGTGGTGCCCTTCATCCCGCCGACCAACACGTACAGCACCATGACCAAGCCGACGACGCCGATCACCAGCGCCTGGCCGAGCTTGGAGTGGACGTTGAGCAGCAGCGCCACCAGGCCGCCGGCGCCCGCCATCTGCGCCAGCATGTAGAAGAAGGAGATCACCAGTGTCGACGTCGCCGCCGCCGCGCGGACCGGGCGCTGCTTCATCCGGAAGCTCAGCACGTCGCCCATCGTGAAGCGGCCGGTGTTGCGCAGGAGCTCGGCGATCAGCAGCAGGTCGACCAGCCAGGCGACGAGGAAGCCGATCGAGTAGAGGAAGCCGTCGTAGCCGTGCATCGC
The window above is part of the Amycolatopsis camponoti genome. Proteins encoded here:
- a CDS encoding solute symporter family protein gives rise to the protein MTALAAEGTPASDPLVNTAVFALFVAITLYVVYRASSRNSSTADYYAAGSAFTGRQNGIALSGDFLSAASFLGIAGAIAMHGYDGFLYSIGFLVAWLVDLLLIAELLRNTGRFTMGDVLSFRMKQRPVRAAAATSTLVISFFYMLAQMAGAGGLVALLLNVHSKLGQALVIGVVGLVMVLYVLVGGMKGTTWVQIIKATILLLCGALLTVFLFGKFGFSFSNLLSSAAENSPLGDKLLEPGGSYGKNATTKLDFVSLALALVLGAAALPHVLMRFYTVPNSREARRSVVWATACMFLFYLCTLVIGFGAAALVGADEIKAAPGGENSAAPLLALHVGGTLLLGIIAAVAFATILAVVAGLTITASASFAHDVYANIFKRGKADPADEVRVARLTAIAVGALAIVGGVLANGQNIAFLVALAFAVAASANLSTLLYSLFWKRFNTTGTLWGIYGGLAASLILVLFSPVVSGAPDAIFKGIDFAWFPLKNPGLVSIPFSFLCGFVGTLVGKPKANLEKQAEMEVRSLTGIGS